The window GCGTTGACCCGGCGGAGATGGTCGTCGTCGAGCGGCCCCGGCATCGCGAAGATCAATTGTTCTTTTTCCGACATGGAAGGCCCCCCGACGATTCTCCCGCCGGGGGTCGGCAGTTTCAATAGTCGGGGACCTTCGGGAAACCTCGCGGGAGCGGCGGGCGATCGCTCAGGGCGCCGGAGCGGCTTTCCGAAGAAGGGGATACGGGTCGATCGGCGTCCCCTCCCACCAGCGCTTCTCGGGACCGAGCCGGGAAATCGCGAAATGCAGGTGCGGTGTCTGCGGCGGCGCGTTCCCCGACGTTCCGACGTACCCGATCGTGTCTCCGGCGCGCACGCGCTGCCCTTCCCCGAGACCGTCGGCATAGCGCTCGAGATGGGCGTAGTAGAAGCAGAGCGTTTCGGTCGGATCGAATTCGTAGACCGTGATCCCGCCCGGAACGCTGTGGAAGAGCTTTCGGATCGTGCCGTCGGCGACGGCCCGGACCGGCGTGCCGCGCGGCGCGAGGATGTCGATCGCCTCGT of the Thermoanaerobaculia bacterium genome contains:
- a CDS encoding M23 family metallopeptidase produces the protein VPRHRRRPAGPPSSASAPDAPQAASPLVAPQAAPPFAEPERVPTFGSPELAMPISGLSPADLRDSFDEMHSGHRHEAIDILAPRGTPVRAVADGTIRKLFHSVPGGITVYEFDPTETLCFYYAHLERYADGLGEGQRVRAGDTIGYVGTSGNAPPQTPHLHFAISRLGPEKRWWEGTPIDPYPLLRKAAPAP